AGAGCGGAAAACTAGCGTCGCATTCTCCGGTATCATGACCCAAATAACGTAGACCTCGAAAGTCTTAGGCTGGTCAGAATAGCTTACTCGATTACTCTTGCAAGCCGTGTCTTTAGACCTGAGTTCCTGACTGCCCCCTCCTAATTCAACTTTTGGTTCTGTCTCTGCTATTAATAGCAATCTTTGCACTTAGTATTGCGCGCTAACTTACTTTTATTGTATTCCGCTGCTAACAATTGTGCTTTTTCCCTGTGTACTTCGTCTATTAAGACAATTTTAACCTTTATTTACCCGTATTTTAACCTTTATTTAACCTAAAAGCACAAAAATTGGGAGACGCGCTGTTAGCATCTCCCTTTAGATAGATTTTTACAGGGGTTCTTTAACCTTTTCTGAAGCGGAATATTTATTTACTGCACTCGCAGCCTGTGTGGCCGCAGCCGCTGCCGCTAGGGTGGCCGTCAGCGCAAGCAGTGGAACAGTAAGATTTTCCGCTTTT
Above is a genomic segment from Microcoleus sp. bin38.metabat.b11b12b14.051 containing:
- a CDS encoding metallothionein translates to MTTVTQMKCACPSCLCVVSLTEAIEKSGKSYCSTACADGHPSGSGCGHTGCECSK